A genome region from Clostridium pasteurianum includes the following:
- a CDS encoding ABC transporter substrate-binding protein, translated as MKRIKSLMALACAFTLTTGLLTGCGGSSSSSSDVNFTIFQFKVESKTALEKAVKDYESTHKNVSITVQTVGGGQDYGAALKSKFSSGDEPAIYNIGGPQDVKDWKNKLEDLSKEPWVSKAYDGTLDAVKSENKIYGLPFDMEGYGFIYNKAIFKKAGIDTSTIKTYSDLEKAVQTLDSKKKELGLDAVFGTAGKESWIGGLHDSNVPLALELKDSVSAYNAKTINFTYANGFKKIVDIQNKYAYKPDGTDKSINSVDYSTQVEKLFSLNKVAIIEQGNWIYSTVSGIDKNVANNMGLLPLPIDGSDKQDCVPVGVPMYWAVNSSKDAATKKAAKDFLNWLYTSDKGKNLIINDFKFIPALKGYDAANLQPVDPISKEINNYSKEGKTIPWVFMGYPTGWGQNKLGSDLQKYTAGEMTWDNLVKNAKDTWAASRK; from the coding sequence GTAAACTTCACTATATTCCAATTTAAAGTTGAATCTAAAACTGCTCTTGAGAAGGCTGTAAAGGATTACGAATCAACACATAAAAATGTTTCCATAACTGTACAAACTGTTGGAGGCGGTCAGGATTACGGTGCAGCCTTAAAATCAAAGTTTTCTTCTGGTGATGAACCTGCAATATATAATATTGGTGGTCCACAGGACGTAAAAGATTGGAAAAACAAGCTAGAGGATTTATCCAAAGAGCCTTGGGTTTCTAAAGCATATGATGGAACTTTAGATGCAGTTAAATCGGAAAATAAAATTTATGGCTTACCATTTGATATGGAAGGTTACGGATTTATATATAATAAAGCTATCTTTAAAAAGGCTGGTATTGATACTTCCACTATAAAGACATACTCAGATCTTGAAAAAGCAGTTCAGACATTAGATTCCAAGAAAAAGGAATTAGGACTTGATGCCGTATTTGGAACCGCTGGAAAAGAATCTTGGATTGGCGGACTTCACGATTCAAATGTTCCACTTGCATTAGAATTAAAGGATAGTGTTTCAGCTTATAATGCAAAAACAATAAACTTTACTTACGCTAATGGATTCAAAAAAATAGTAGATATACAAAATAAATACGCTTACAAACCAGATGGGACAGATAAATCCATTAATAGTGTTGATTACTCAACTCAAGTTGAAAAATTATTCTCTTTAAATAAAGTTGCCATAATAGAGCAAGGTAACTGGATTTATTCTACAGTTTCAGGAATAGATAAAAATGTAGCTAACAATATGGGATTACTTCCATTGCCAATAGATGGCTCTGATAAACAAGACTGTGTACCTGTTGGTGTTCCTATGTACTGGGCTGTAAACTCTAGCAAAGATGCTGCAACTAAAAAGGCGGCAAAAGACTTCTTAAATTGGCTCTATACTTCTGATAAGGGTAAAAATTTAATAATAAACGATTTTAAATTCATACCTGCATTAAAAGGTTATGATGCTGCAAACTTACAACCCGTTGATCCAATATCTAAAGAAATAAATAACTACTCTAAAGAAGGCAAAACAATACCTTGGGTATTTATGGGATATCCTACTGGTTGGGGTCAAAACAAACTTGGTTCTGACTTACAAAAATACACAGCTGGAGAAATGACTTGGGATAACTTAGTTAAAAACGCAAAAGATACTTGGGCTGCTTCAAGAAAATAA
- a CDS encoding carbohydrate ABC transporter permease → MLRKSKKNLSFWAFLAPILIAYVIVQLVPLVTGIYYSFTDWNGIESKTKFVGLKNYFDIFKDSTFTHSFFFTLKFTILSLIVLNCIAFGLALLVTRKSKLNNLLRTIFFMPNLIGGLILGFIWQFIFVQVFASLGSLFNQKWLLGWLSNSTTGLIGLVIIMAWQMSGYLMIIYITSLENIPAEVLEAAEIDGANGWQKIKNIIIPLIRPAFTVSIFLTLSNSFKLYDQNLSLTAGGPANSTEMLAMNIYNTAFQFNHMGVAQAKAVIFFLIVGCISLTQVYFSKKGEVEA, encoded by the coding sequence ATGCTAAGGAAATCAAAAAAGAACTTATCATTTTGGGCATTTCTAGCTCCTATTTTAATTGCCTATGTTATAGTTCAATTAGTACCTCTTGTAACCGGAATATATTATTCTTTTACCGACTGGAATGGAATTGAATCAAAAACAAAATTCGTGGGACTTAAAAATTATTTTGATATTTTCAAAGACTCTACTTTCACTCACTCATTTTTCTTCACTTTAAAATTCACTATACTATCTCTTATTGTACTAAACTGCATTGCTTTTGGTCTTGCTCTTTTAGTTACAAGAAAGTCAAAACTAAATAATTTGCTTAGAACAATATTTTTTATGCCAAATCTTATAGGCGGACTTATATTAGGTTTTATATGGCAATTCATATTTGTACAAGTGTTTGCATCCCTTGGTTCTCTATTTAATCAAAAATGGCTTCTCGGATGGTTGTCAAATAGTACAACAGGTTTAATTGGTCTTGTAATAATAATGGCATGGCAAATGTCTGGATACTTAATGATAATTTATATAACTTCGCTTGAAAATATACCTGCTGAAGTTCTTGAGGCTGCAGAAATTGATGGCGCTAATGGCTGGCAGAAAATCAAAAATATTATAATACCTCTAATAAGGCCAGCATTTACTGTAAGTATTTTCCTCACTCTATCAAATTCGTTTAAATTATACGATCAAAACTTGTCCCTAACAGCAGGTGGACCTGCAAATTCTACAGAAATGCTAGCAATGAATATATATAATACTGCTTTCCAATTTAACCATATGGGAGTAGCCCAGGCAAAAGCAGTAATATTCTTCCTTATAGTAGGATGCATTTCATTAACTCAAGTATATTTCTCAAAGAAAGGTGAGGTGGAAGCATAA